The DNA segment ccagtctatataacctctacagagaggcaccagtctatataacctctacagggaggtaccagtctatataccctctacagagaggtaccagtctatataacctctacagagaggtaccagtctaaataacagagaggtaccagtctatataccctctacagagaggtaccagtctatataacagagaggtaccagtctatataacctctacagagaggcaccagtctatataacctctacagggaggtaccagtctatataccctctacagagaggtaccagtctatataccctctacagagaggtaccagtctatataacctctacagagaggtaccagtctatataacctctacagagaggtaccagtctatataacctctacagagaggtaccagtctatataacagagaggcaccagtctatataccctctacagagaggtaccagtctatataacctctacagagaggtaccagtctatatattCTCCTACTATAAGAGCTCTGCTTCACAGACAACCCAAAACAACTTGAGTGGCATAACATTGTgattgtctccatctctccacagTCCTGCTGTATGTGAGGAAGGAGtcagatgaggtgtttgatgctCTGATGCTCAAGTCTCCAACCCTGAGAGGCCTGGTGGACGCAGTGAGTATCTCTTTTAAAAATATGTTTTAGGGTATTGATGCTTTATTCAAACAGATTACAATCAGCAGGGCAGCCAGATTAGGAGGAGACAACGTGGGAAGGGATGAGTTGGGGAGGAAAGCCCTGTTTCTGGAATTAGACCACCAGACCAGAGGTTCTCCACCAGTTAGTTAGTATCtatcatctggatgatccaggtTATCCTCTCTGATATTGTTCTATAGCTTGTCATTGAATCTCAATAACATTGTCCTTCATTCACAGATATCAGAGAAGTATGGAGTTCCTACTGAGAGGATAGCCAAGATCTACAAGAAAAGCAAAAAAGGGTGAGTGAGAATGGAATTTTATTGAACACAGCATTAGAATGGAATTCTATTGAACACAGCATTAGAATGGAATTCTATTGAACACAGCATTAGAAAGGAATTCTATTGAACACAGCATTAGAAAGGAATTCTATTGAACACAGCATTAGAAAGGAATTCTATTGAACACAGCATTAGAATGGAATTCTATTGAACACAGTATTAGAATGGAATTCTATTGAACACAGCATTATAATGGAATTCTATTGAACACAGCATTAGAATGGAATTCTATTGAACACAGCATTAGAATGGAATTCTATTGAACACAGCATTAGAATGGAATTTTATTGAACACAGCATTAGAAAGGAATTCTATTGAACACAGCATTAGAAAGGAATTCTATTGAACACAGCATTAGAATGGAATTTTATTGAACACAGCATTAGAAAGGAATTCTATTGAACACAGCATTAGAAAGGAATTCTATTGAACACAGCATTAGAATGGAATTCTATTGAACACAGCGTTAGAATGGAATTCTATTGAACACAGCATTAGAATGGAATTCTATTGAACACAGCATTAGAATGGAATTCTATTGAACACAGCATTATAATGGAATTCTATTGAACACAGCATTAGAATGGAATTCTATTGAACACAGCATTAGAAAGGAATTTTATTGAACACAGCATTAGAATGGAATTTTATTGAACACAGCATTAGAATGGAATTCTATTGAACACAGCATTAGAATGGAATTCTATTGAACACAGCATTAGAAAGGAATTCTATTGAACACAGCATTAGAAAGGAATTCTATTGAACACAGCATTAGAAAGGAATTCTATTGAACACAGCATTAGAATGGAATTCTATTGAACACAGCATTAGAATGGAATTCTATTGAACACAGCATTATAATGGAATTCTATTGAACACAGCATTAGAATGGAATTCTATTGAACACAGCATTAGAATGGAATTCTATTGAACACAGCATTAGAATGGAATTTTATTGAACACAGCATTAGAAAGGAATTCTATTGAACACAGCATTAGAAAGGGAATTCTATTGAACACAGCATTAGAATGGAATTTTATTGAACACAGCATTAGAAAGGAATTCTATTGAACACAGCATTAGAAAGGAATTCTATTGAACACAGCATTAGAATGGAATTCTATTGAACACAGCGTTAGAATGGAATTCTATTGAACACAGCATTAGAATGGAATTCTATTGAACACAGCATTAGAATGGAATTCTATTGAACACAGCATTATAATGGAATTCTATTGAACACAGCATTAGAATGGAATTCTATTGAACACAGCATTAGAATGGAATTCTATTGAACACAGCATTAGAATGGAATTCTATTGAACACAGCATTAGAATGGAATTCTATTGAACACAGCATTAGAAAGGAATTCTATTGAACACAGCATTAGAATGGAATTCTATTGAACACAGCATTAGAATGAATTGAAGGAATCTAATCGGCTGGTGTTGCCAGACTTTGTAGTCTTGTTCTTTACTCAAACTGGTGTGAGAAGGACGGATATCCAGGTTCATGACTGTCTGACATCTTGGTATTCCTCTGTGTTTGTGAATGTTGGGTTTTAAACATTTGCAGGacagtcaatcagtcaatcagtcaatcagtcaatcaatcagttaACTCTCCACGTTCTCCCTTGTAGGATCCTGGTGAACATGGATGACAACATCATAGAGCATTACTCTAATGAAGACACCTTCATCCTGAGTATAGAGAGCTACGCTGATGCCTACAAGGTCACGCTCACCGAGATATGAGGCCTGAGGGACTGAGTGTGGGGCCGGGGGGACAGGACAGTACAGGAGGACTGAGTGTGGGGCCGGGGGGACAGGACAGTACAGGAGGACTGAGTGTGGGGCCGGGGGACAGGACAGTACAGGAGGACTGAGTGTGGGGCCGGGGGACAGGACAGTACAGGAGGACTGAGTGTAGGGCTGGGGGGACAGGACAGTACAGGAGGACTGAGTGTGGGGCCGGGGGGACAGGACAGTACAGGAGGACTGAGTGTAGGGCTGGGGGGACAGGACAGTACAGGAGGACTGAGTGTGGGGCCGGGGGGACAGGACAGTACAGGAGGACTGAGTGTGGGGGCGGGGGGACAGGACAGTACAGGAGGACTGAGTGTGGGGCCGGGGGGACAGGACAGTACAGGAGGACTGAGTGTAGGGCTGGGGGACAGGACAGTACAGGAGGACTGAGTGTGGGGCCGGGGGGACAGGACAGTACAGGAGGACTGAGTGTAGGGCTGGGGGGACAGGACAGTACAGGAGGACTGAGTGTAGGGCTGGGGGACAGGACAGTACAGGAGGACTGAGTGTAGGGCCGGGGGACAGGACAGTACAGGAGGACTGTGTTTAGGGCTGGGGGGACAGGACAGTACAGGAGGACTGAGTGTGGGGCCGGGGGACAGGACAGTACAGGAGGACTGAGTGTGGGGCCGGGGGACAGGACAGTACAGGAGGACTGAGTGTGGGGCCGGGGGgacagagaacagtacaggagGACTGGATTGGGGCCGGGGGACAGGACAGTACAGGAGGACTGGGGCCAGTaatctgaccaaagcaccggttccagtccaagtgccaatgccaggTGTTtccatttgttggatgacatgaaaatagagctcccTGGCAACGctcaccagtggtgggtttggtgtgGAAATGAGAATGAATGAGCAGAAAATAACCTCATACCTACTGTCAAATATGGTGCTGGATCTTTGACGTTATGGGGCTATTtaccactggtcctggggcccttgttaaggtcaacagcatcataAACTTTACCCACTACCAGGACATGTTATACAAAAACCTGGTTgcttctgccaggaggctgaaacttggccgcaagtggatcttccagcaagacaataacctcaaGCACACATtgaaatc comes from the Coregonus clupeaformis isolate EN_2021a unplaced genomic scaffold, ASM2061545v1 scaf0187, whole genome shotgun sequence genome and includes:
- the grhl2b gene encoding grainyhead-like transcription factor 2b yields the protein MFRPSEDDLSPPPHKQIKEETHKRVLLYVRKESDEVFDALMLKSPTLRGLVDAISEKYGVPTERIAKIYKKSKKGILVNMDDNIIEHYSNEDTFILSIESYADAYKVTLTEI